One genomic segment of Mytilus trossulus isolate FHL-02 chromosome 4, PNRI_Mtr1.1.1.hap1, whole genome shotgun sequence includes these proteins:
- the LOC134716220 gene encoding neuropeptide Y receptor type 2-like: MENTTNMTNGTIEGNHTITDQVMHKPVLMGIFVLLYCVIFLLGVSGNTLVVYVVVRNKTMQTITNIFITNLAVSDILMCLLAVPFTPLGYFLQSWVFGEALCHIVPMSLGICVYVSTLTSTAIAVDRYFVIVYPFKPRMKVFVCLLMIVAIWVISISISLPLGIYMELTPQMDESFMCREKWPRVQAGQFFTVTSLILQYIVPCSIITYCYTKVSLALKKRSRSKIGSGSKSRERDEMEIKRKRRTNKMLIAMVTIFVCCWLPLNIVLLTAEYISSFSKWYYYTLLFFSAHVIAMSSTIYNPFLYAWMNDNFKKEFKQVLPFLFKRDRERPVNGSYTQYTHVDNQPSVVINKSPQKDPDDNKLDGKVTKAYYDTESEKVQLNVNHEGDTEDSV; this comes from the coding sequence ATGGAGAAtacaacaaacatgacaaatggaACAATAGAGGGCAACCATACCATCACAGACCAAGTAATGCATAAACCTGTACTTATGGGTATATTTGTACTGCTGTactgtgttatatttttgttaggTGTTAGTGGGAACACTCTAGTGGTGTATGTCGTCGTTCGGAACAAGACAATGCAAACCATTACTAACATTTTCATAACAAATTTGGCTGTATCAGatattttgatgtgtttgctAGCAGTACCGTTTACTCCGCTTGGATATTTCCTCCAGTCCTGGGTATTTGGAGAGGCACTATGTCATATAGTACCAATGTCATTAGGTATATGTGTGTATGTATCAACGCTTACATCTACCGCCATAGCTGTTGaccgttattttgttattgtttaccCATTTAAACCACGAATGAaggtttttgtatgtttgctGATGATCGTTGCTATCTGGGTCATATCTATTTCTATATCCCTCCCACTCGGTATTTATATGGAACTTACTCCTCAAATGGATGAATCATTTATGTGCAGGGAGAAATGGCCACGTGTTCAAGCAGGGCAGTTTTTCACTGTCACTAGTCTAATCCTTCAGTACATTGTGCCTTGCAGTATAATTACTTATTGTTACACGAAGGTGTCTCTAGCTTTGAAAAAACGTTCCCGGTCAAAAATTGGAAGTGGATCAAAATCTAGGGAGAGAGACGAAATGGAAATAAAGAGAAAACGACgtacaaacaaaatgttaatcGCTATGGtaactatatttgtttgttgttggcTACCATTGAACATAGTACTTTTAACAGCtgaatatatttcatctttctCAAAGTGGTACTACTATACACTGTTATTCTTTAGCGCTCACGTGATAGCAATGAGTTCTACTATTTACAATCCATTTTTATACGCTTGGATGAATGACAATTTTAAGAAAGAGTTTAAGCAAGTGTTgccctttttatttaaaagagaCCGCGAAAGGCCAGTGAACGGAAGCTATACTCAGTATACACATGTTGACAATCAACCCTCTGTTGTAATTAACAAATCTCCTCAAAAAGATCCGGATGACAATAAACTAGATGGCAAGGTTACAAAAGCATATTACGACACTGAATCAGAAAAAGTTCAACTAAACGTAAACCATGAAGGTGACACAGAAGACTCTGTATGA